One genomic region from Anopheles bellator chromosome 2, idAnoBellAS_SP24_06.2, whole genome shotgun sequence encodes:
- the LOC131211871 gene encoding polypeptide N-acetylgalactosaminyltransferase 5 isoform X2: MSTISFSRMFRGKFRTNTCRIVLLTSLVWLLIDVVLIVKYADCPSSGGGSSWLCKHSGPGEYDVEIPRAVQQQHQRRAVAPEDDDPIVDAEEIDTNSNNLGDSAVDSAMPRTYRPQELKKWRPAPTVGENYGRPGEMGKPVKIPSSQQELMKEKFKENQFNLLASDMIWLNRSLTDVRHHDCKKKHYSAKMPTTSIVIVFHNEAWSTLLRTIWSVINRSPRPLLKEIILVDDASEREHLGHQLEAYVKTLPVSTFVLRTGKRSGLIRARLLGAKHVKGQVITFLDAHCECTEGWLEPLLARIVLDRKTVVCPIIDVISDDTFEYVTASDQTWGGFNWKLNFRWYRVPAREMQRRNHDRTAPLRTPTMAGGLFSIDRDYFYEIGSYDEGMDIWGGENLEMSFRIWQCGGILEIAPCSHVGHVFRDKSPYTFPGGVANIVLKNAARVAEVWLDEWKEFYYQMSPGARKASAGDVSERRALRDRLKCKSFRWYLENIYPESQMPLDYYFLGEIRNVESQNCLDTMGRKANEKIGSSYCHGLGGNQVFAYTKRHQIMSDDNCLDASNALGPVNLVRCHGMAGNQEWIYDEEEKTIKHVNSGNCLTRPSHEDPSTPLLRPCNSFSPGQQWLMQSKFKWQAHHDNHIGEDR; the protein is encoded by the exons ATCCCTCGGGCcgtgcaacagcagcatcagcggcgTGCGGTGGCCCCAGAAGACGATGATCCGATCGTGGACGCCGAGGAGATCGACACTAACTCGAACAACCTGGGCGACAGCGCAGTGGACAGCGCAATGCCCCGGACGTACCGGCCGCAGGAGCTGAAGAAGTGGCGTCCGGCGCCGACGGTCGGCGAAAATTACGGTCGTCCCGGTGAAATGG GTAAACCGGTGAAAATTCCGTCCAGCCAGCAGGAGCTGATGAAGGAGAAGTTCAAAGAGAATCAATTCAATCTGCTCGCCAGTGACATGATCTGGCTGAACCGATCGCTTACCGACGTGCGGCACCACGA ctgtaaaaagaaacactaCTCGGCAAAAATGCCGACTACCTCGATAGTTATCGTGTTCCACAATGAGGCGTGGAGCACGTTGCTGCGTACGATATGGAGTGTGATAAATCGATCACCACGGCCACTGCTGAAGGAGATTATCCTGGTGGACGATGCCAGCGAGCGGGAACATTTGGGCCACCAGCTCGAAGCCTACGTCAAAACGCTGCCGGTGTCGACGTTCGTTTTGCGTACTGGCAAGCGGTCCGGTTTGATTCGGGCCCGGTTACTCGGTGCCAAACATGTCAAG GGTCAAGTAATTACATTCCTGGATGCGCACTGCGAATGCACCGAGGGTTGGCTGGAGCCACTGTTGGCACGTATCGTGCTGGATCGCAAAACCGTCGTTTGTCCCATCATCGATGTGATATCGGACGACACGTTTGAGTACGTCACGGCGTCCGACCAGACGTGGGGCGGTTTCAATTGGAAGCTAAACTTCCGATG GTACCGAGTGCCGGCTCGTGAGATGCAGCGGAGAAATCACGATCGCACGGCACCGCTCCGAACGCCAACCATGGCCGGTGGGttgttttcgatcgatcgggactACTTCTATGAGATTGGCTCGTACGACGAGGGTATGGACATTTGGGGTGGCGAAAATTTGGAGATGTCTTTCCGG ATATGGCAATGTGGTGGCATCCTAGAGATTGCGCCCTGCTCGCACGTGGGGCACGTGTTCCGTGATAAGTCTCCGTACACCTTCCCTGGTGGGGTGGCAAACATTGTGCTGAAAAATGCGGCCCGCGTGGCCGAAGTGTGGCTAGACGAGTGGAAAGAATTTTACTATCAGATGAGCCCAG GCGCTCGCAAAGCCTCTGCTGGAGACGTCAGTGAACGACGGGCGCTTCGAGACCGGCTAAAATGCAAAAGCTTCCGGTGGTATctggaaaatatttaccccGAAAGTCAAATGCCACTCGACTACTACTTCCTCGGGGAG ATTCGGAACGTTGAGTCGCAAAACTGTCTTGATACGATGGGGcggaaggcgaacgaaaagaTTGGTAGCAGTTACTGCCATGGTCTAGGTGGAAATCAGGTATTTGCTTACACCAAGCGGCACCAGATTATGTCGGACGATAACTGTCTCGACGCATCGAACGCGCTAGGACCAGTGAACCTGGTCCGATGCCACGGTATGGCCGGCAATCAAGAGTGGATATACGATGAAGAG GAAAAGACTATCAAGCACGTTAACAGTGGAAACTGTTTAACACGACCATCGCACGAGGATCCTTCGACGCCTCTGTTACGACCGTGCAACTCATTCTCTCCCGGTCAACAGTGGCTGATGCAGTCCAAGTTCAAGTGGCAAGCCCACCACGACAATCACATCGGTGAGGACAGATAA
- the LOC131210276 gene encoding pterin-4-alpha-carbinolamine dehydratase-like, protein MLRPALQGPVLATLQRARQFEERSTIFRSCCTNLITSHLRSFGTTRAVSRKMIPPLNEEERKKLLQPLFANGWTMVDGRDAIKKKFEFKNFNQAFAFMTGVALKAEKMDHHPEWFNVYNKVDVTLATHDCNGLSTRDVELATFMDKKV, encoded by the exons ATGCTGCGGCCAGCACTCCAAGGACCAGT TCTTGCTACACTGCAAAGAGCCAGACAATTTGAGGAACGATCAACGATCTTTCGATCCTGTTGTACGAATCTCATAACCAGTCATCTTAGATCGTTCGGAACTACGCGGGCTGTTAGCAGAAAAATG ATTCCGCCACTAAACGAggaagagcgaaaaaaactgCTGCAGCCACTATTCGCCAACGGGTGGACCATGGTCGACGGTCGTGATGCAATCAAGAAAAAGTTCGAATTCAAAAACTTCAACCAAGCTTTCGCTTTCATGACCGGGGTGGCGTTAAAGGCAGAGAAAATGGATCATCACCCGGAATGGTTTAATGTTTACAACAAGGTAGACGTGACGCTCGCGACTCACGATTGTAACGGATTGAGTACGCGGGACGTAGAGTTGGCTACGTTCATGGACAAGAAAGTTTAA
- the LOC131211871 gene encoding polypeptide N-acetylgalactosaminyltransferase 5 isoform X1, with product MSTISFSRMFRGKFRTNTCRIVLLTSLVWLLIDVVLIVKYADCPSSGGGSSWLCKHSGPGEYDVEIPRAVQQQHQRRAVAPEDDDPIVDAEEIDTNSNNLGDSAVDSAMPRTYRPQELKKWRPAPTVGENYGRPGEMGKPVKIPSSQQELMKEKFKENQFNLLASDMIWLNRSLTDVRHHDCKKKHYSAKMPTTSIVIVFHNEAWSTLLRTIWSVINRSPRPLLKEIILVDDASEREHLGHQLEAYVKTLPVSTFVLRTGKRSGLIRARLLGAKHVKGQVITFLDAHCECTEGWLEPLLARIVLDRKTVVCPIIDVISDDTFEYVTASDQTWGGFNWKLNFRWYRVPAREMQRRNHDRTAPLRTPTMAGGLFSIDRDYFYEIGSYDEGMDIWGGENLEMSFRVWMCGGTLEIAPCSRVGHVFRKSTPYSFPGGTSQIVNKNNARLAEVWLDGWSEFYYNINPGARKASAGDVSERRALRDRLKCKSFRWYLENIYPESQMPLDYYFLGEIRNVESQNCLDTMGRKANEKIGSSYCHGLGGNQVFAYTKRHQIMSDDNCLDASNALGPVNLVRCHGMAGNQEWIYDEEEKTIKHVNSGNCLTRPSHEDPSTPLLRPCNSFSPGQQWLMQSKFKWQAHHDNHIGEDR from the exons ATCCCTCGGGCcgtgcaacagcagcatcagcggcgTGCGGTGGCCCCAGAAGACGATGATCCGATCGTGGACGCCGAGGAGATCGACACTAACTCGAACAACCTGGGCGACAGCGCAGTGGACAGCGCAATGCCCCGGACGTACCGGCCGCAGGAGCTGAAGAAGTGGCGTCCGGCGCCGACGGTCGGCGAAAATTACGGTCGTCCCGGTGAAATGG GTAAACCGGTGAAAATTCCGTCCAGCCAGCAGGAGCTGATGAAGGAGAAGTTCAAAGAGAATCAATTCAATCTGCTCGCCAGTGACATGATCTGGCTGAACCGATCGCTTACCGACGTGCGGCACCACGA ctgtaaaaagaaacactaCTCGGCAAAAATGCCGACTACCTCGATAGTTATCGTGTTCCACAATGAGGCGTGGAGCACGTTGCTGCGTACGATATGGAGTGTGATAAATCGATCACCACGGCCACTGCTGAAGGAGATTATCCTGGTGGACGATGCCAGCGAGCGGGAACATTTGGGCCACCAGCTCGAAGCCTACGTCAAAACGCTGCCGGTGTCGACGTTCGTTTTGCGTACTGGCAAGCGGTCCGGTTTGATTCGGGCCCGGTTACTCGGTGCCAAACATGTCAAG GGTCAAGTAATTACATTCCTGGATGCGCACTGCGAATGCACCGAGGGTTGGCTGGAGCCACTGTTGGCACGTATCGTGCTGGATCGCAAAACCGTCGTTTGTCCCATCATCGATGTGATATCGGACGACACGTTTGAGTACGTCACGGCGTCCGACCAGACGTGGGGCGGTTTCAATTGGAAGCTAAACTTCCGATG GTACCGAGTGCCGGCTCGTGAGATGCAGCGGAGAAATCACGATCGCACGGCACCGCTCCGAACGCCAACCATGGCCGGTGGGttgttttcgatcgatcgggactACTTCTATGAGATTGGCTCGTACGACGAGGGTATGGACATTTGGGGTGGCGAAAATTTGGAGATGTCTTTCCGG GTTTGGATGTGTGGCGGAACACTGGAGATCGCCCCCTGCTCGCGCGTGGGGCACGTCTTCCGGAAGTCGACTCCCTACTCGTTCCCCGGCGGCACCTCACAGATAgttaacaaaaacaatgcccGGCTGGCCGAGGTGTGGCTCGATGGCTGGAGCGAATTTTACTACAACATTAACCCAG GCGCTCGCAAAGCCTCTGCTGGAGACGTCAGTGAACGACGGGCGCTTCGAGACCGGCTAAAATGCAAAAGCTTCCGGTGGTATctggaaaatatttaccccGAAAGTCAAATGCCACTCGACTACTACTTCCTCGGGGAG ATTCGGAACGTTGAGTCGCAAAACTGTCTTGATACGATGGGGcggaaggcgaacgaaaagaTTGGTAGCAGTTACTGCCATGGTCTAGGTGGAAATCAGGTATTTGCTTACACCAAGCGGCACCAGATTATGTCGGACGATAACTGTCTCGACGCATCGAACGCGCTAGGACCAGTGAACCTGGTCCGATGCCACGGTATGGCCGGCAATCAAGAGTGGATATACGATGAAGAG GAAAAGACTATCAAGCACGTTAACAGTGGAAACTGTTTAACACGACCATCGCACGAGGATCCTTCGACGCCTCTGTTACGACCGTGCAACTCATTCTCTCCCGGTCAACAGTGGCTGATGCAGTCCAAGTTCAAGTGGCAAGCCCACCACGACAATCACATCGGTGAGGACAGATAA
- the LOC131209417 gene encoding 5-demethoxyubiquinone hydroxylase, mitochondrial yields the protein MLQIVRRVHTSQHFSAQRCSKLIDSVLRVDHAGELGANQIYRGQMAVLGHTKVGKTIQHMWEQEKVHKEEFDRLIIKYRARPTALLPFWNVAGFALGAGTALLGEKAAMACTVAVESVIVEHYNDQLRRLMDDPHFTDRELLQTIQRFRDEEQEHHDTGLEHGAKQAPFYEALTEVIKFGCRTAIKIAERV from the exons ATGTTGCAAATCGTTAGGAGAGTTCACACCAGCCAGCATTTTAGCGCTCAACGTTGTTCGAAGCTGATTGATAGCGTTTTGAGGGTCGATCATGCCGGCGAGTTGGGAGCAAATCAAATTTACCGTGGACAGATGGCAGTTCTTG GTCATACTAAGGTGGGAAAAACCATTCAGCACATGTGGGAGCAAGAGAAAGTGCACAAGGAAGAGTTCGATcgtttgataataaaatacCGCGCCCGTCCGACCGCACTGTTACCCTTCTGGAATGTGGCCGGCTTTGCATTAGGAGCCGGAACGGCTCTGCTTGGCGAAAAAGCGGCAATGGCATGTACAGTGGCGGTCGAGTCGGTTATTGTTGAGCACTACAACGATCAGCTGCGCCGGCTGATGGACGATCCGCATTTCACCGATCGCGAGCTGTTGCAGACGATACAACGGTTCCGGGATGAGGAGCAAGAGCACCACGACACGGGGTTGGAGCACGGTGCAAAGCAGGCACCATTCTATGAAGCCCTAACCGAAGTTATTAAATTTGGCTGTCGAACGGCGATAAAAATAGCGGAACGTGTCTAA
- the LOC131211872 gene encoding uncharacterized protein LOC131211872, translating to MCIFRNTGTSFAIGLLVFALVATLPQESHSQRSQPGVRKCTMAADEVDSLVNLLEDMELDPTSEESEESESEETAVLPASNPTCTAQLARMRNSVRRLQESYQRLKFHINDNVWEYRTRKNSYEQQKRDLTQKLEQLAGQVSAQNRSALSVLRRKIKNAEQQLASSVKELEKQRQENENLLISLVADKITAGKLPEAHNKLEQLVIYSNEPYPAIVQKVFQGNPHQAAELLIEFLKRVDFQYRPIGGYEALVDTMIDRQTLRGRNAIELLKHIQSLVLARLGQQHERAVALLKKFRMNAS from the coding sequence ATGTGCATTTTTCGAAATACCGGAACTTCCTTCGCAATTGGACTTTTAGTGTTTGCGTTAGTGGCAACACTACCGCAAGAGAGCCACTCTCAGCGCAGTCAACCGGGTGTGCGGAAGTGTACGATGGCAGCGGATGAGGTGGACTCCTTAGTCAACCTGCTGGAGGATATGGAGCTTGACCCAACGTCAGAGGAATCAGAAGAGTCGGAATCCGAGGAAACGGCGGTACTTCCGGCATCGAATCCAACCTGCACGGCGCAATTGGCACGTATGCGTAATTCCGTACGCCGACTGCAGGAAAGCTACCAGCGACTAAAGTTCCACATTAACGATAATGTTTGGGAGTATCGGACACGGAAAAATAGCTATGAACAGCAAAAGCGAGATTTGACGCAGAAACTTGAACAGCTAGCCGGGCAAGTGAGTGCTCAGAATCGTTCTGCGTTAAGTGTTCTACGTCGTAAAATAAAGAACGCTGAGCAGCAACTGGCGAGTAGCGTGAAGGAGCTTGAGAAGCAACGgcaggaaaacgaaaacttgCTGATCTCGCTGGTGGCGGATAAAATCACTGCTGGTAAACTACCGGAAGCGCACAACAAGTTGGAGCAACTTGTAATTTACAGCAACGAACCATACCCGGCGATCGTACAGAAGGTTTTCCAGGGGAACCCGCATCAAGCTGCCGAGCTGTTGATTGAGTTTCTGAAACGAGTCGATTTTCAGTACCGTCCGATCGGTGGCTACGAGGCACTGGTGGATAcgatgatcgatcggcagACACTCCGTGGAAGAAACGCAATCGAACTATTGAAACACATCCAAAGCCTTGTCCTGGCCCGTCTAGGTCAGCAACATGAGCGGGCCGTGGCCCTTCTGAAGAAGTTCCGTATGAATGCATCCTAA